Below is a window of Cytophaga hutchinsonii ATCC 33406 DNA.
CAAACAATTTACACCTTATAGCCAGCGATTTTTTTATTTCATGATCTTCATGGTGCTTCCGTCACTGTATTGATAAATATATACACCATTCGTTGCCTGTTCGGCACTGATCTCTTTACCCAATACAGTTACTACACGAACCAATGTTTTTGAGCTGTCCGTATTGCGCTCTTTAACATCGGTTGCCAGTGCACATGTTGTACTCCATGCTGTTTCCGGACTTTTACTCCACCACCAGGAAGAGGTACTTTTTAACTGATCTGTTGTATTGATACAAACCGTTGAAAGATTCGGGCAGGATGAACAATTTAGATATTCAAGATTGGTTATGTTGCTTACATCAAGTGTTGTTATTGGATTGCTGTAACAGAAAAGCAATGTAATGTTGCTGTTTGCAGAAACATCTATAACACTTAAATTATTGCAGCAGCATTTAAAAAATTGTATGCTGGGATTTTTACTTATATCTATAGCAGTAAGCAGATTTGCGCCGCAATCCAATTCTGACAGCGCTTGATTTTTACTTATATCCAGGCTTGTTATTTGATTTGAACTGCAATTGAAATTTATCAGTGCAAGGTTTTTACTGATGTCAAATGAAGTGAACAGGTTGCCGTAACAGTTCAGATTTGTTAAAGCGGTATTCAAGCTCACATCAAGAGACGGAAGCTGGTTAGAATAGCACGATAGACCAAGCAACAGGGGATTTTTAGACAGATCAAGAGCTGTTAGCTGATTGAATTGGCAATTTAATGCCATCAGCTTGGTATTTTTAGTCACATTCAATGCAGTAAGCGAATTAAAACTGCAATTCAAAAATTCTAAATCGGTATTGGCAGAAACATCAATCGATTGAAACAGACTGGACGAACAGTCCAATGAGTTTAAAACGGTATTTTTTGATACATCCAGTGTTGTTAATTGCGTGCCTGAGCAGTACAGATTAACTAAAGCAGTATTTTTACTTATATCCAATGAGGTAAAGGGATTGTCCGAACAGGTCAGGTCTGTAACATTTATAAATGCTTCAATGCCGGTCATGTCCGTAATTGATTTGCCGTATATATTGAGCCTGGTTACCGCGGAAGCTTCACTTATCTGGATTTTTCCGTCGTTGTTTTTGTCAACGCCTTCGGCAATAAGGGCTGCTTTAAAGTTTGCATCGGGTATGGTAACAAGTTGTGCCTGCGTTAAAAACATAACGCAAAAGAAGCAGAGAATAAAAAAAGAAGTTTTCATGGGGTTCTGTTAAATTAGGATAATTTCAATAACGTAAATATACGTTTATTGCGGATTGTTAAATCTATTATTCAGATAATTAAGATATAATTTTGTTTAAGCTGCAGCTTTATGTGTAAAATCTGTTGTTTATCCAGAACAAACTTTTTAGCTTTGAACGGATGAAAAAAGGCTTTATCATATTGTTGGTTTTATTTATACTGCTGCAAAGCAGTATAAAATCACTGTATGTAGCCTACTACAACATCAACCAGGATTATATTGCTTCTGTTCTTTGTATCAATAAAGCAAAACCGGCATCAACGTGTAACGGTAAGTGTTATCTGATCAAAAAAATGGAGCAGCAGGAAAAACAGGAACAGACAATACCTTCTGTTTTAAAAGGTCTTGAAGAAGTTGTATTGTTTTGTACAACACAGTCTTTTGCTGTTGCACCGGTAGTTACAGAAATACCACAGCTAACGTCATTGGATGCGTATCAGATGCATGCGTACACATCGCCTGCAGACCGTATCATTCAGCCTCCTCAGTAAATACTTAATACATCGCACGTGCTCACACAGGAGCATGTATTCTTTATCGATAAGTATAAGTATTCAAATGAACATGATAACAAAATGTTGTTTGCTGCTGCTGTTTGCAGGAGTAAATACAATACGTGTATCTGCGCAGTCAGATTCAAGTATAACAACCCCGGCCTGCCTTTCCTGTTTATGCAGTAAAGATGCCACACCCGCAGGTGTGATGATCAGTCACGTACATCCAAAAGGAGAGTGGATGTTATCCTACCGCTATATGGGAATGCGTGGAAAAGGAATTGAGCAAAACGGGCGGCCGGTTACAAACGATCAGGTCTACGATCAGGATTACCTCATGTCTTCCGATAACATGCATATGGACATGCATATGCTGATGGCTATGTACGGGCTCACAAAAAATCTTACGTTAATGGGTATGGTTGAATATAACCGTTCAACGATGAACATGCAGGCACCGGAAGGTTCTGCCCATGTGCACAATGGCGTACCTATGTCGTCGGGTATGGCGCATGACATGAAGGCTTCAGGCTTGGGGGATGTATCTGTAACAGCCCTGTATGCATTGGTAAATTCTTTTAATCATCACCTGCTTGTTTCCGGCGGTATTACTATTCCTACGGGATCGATACAAACAAAAGGCGGTGCAGCAAGTATGTATCCAGAGCAGCGCTATCCTTATATGATGCAGCAGGGATCAGGTACCTGGGATGTGCTGCCGGGTTTAACATATACCTTTCAGCACAATAAGATCATGGCGAGTTCACAGCTGTGTGCTGCTATACGTACAGGCTACAATACAGTCGGATATAAACTCGGAAATAAATATTCCTTTAATAACTGGGTTGGTTATCGCTGGTTGGATTGGTTCAGCACATCCTTACGTGCAGAAGCCAATACAACAGGCAGTATCAGCGGTTCAGACCCTACGTTATATGCATACAATGAACCTTCGGCAAATCCATATAATTACGGCGGACAAACAATTACAGGTTATGCCGGTGTGAATTTCTATTTCTTAGGTAAAAATAAAATCGGAATAGAAGGCGGTTTGCCTTTATATCAGAAAGCCAATGGCATTCAAACGGCTGCTTCTTCAACGATTCATTTAAATTATACACTTGTCTTTTAACGTTACTGTTATGAAATACGCACTTATTATCACACTTGCACTTCTCGCTGCTGCCTGCAAAAAATCTGCAGCGGATGATCCGTCTTCACCGGCAAATACCGTTGTTACAGCTCCTGTTAATCTTCATTTACATACCTACATCGGGGAAAATGAAGTAGATGGATATGATATTATTTACCGCACAACAGAAGGGAGAGAAATGTCGCTATCTATGGCTCAGGTATTTTTATCGGACATTGAACTGGTAAAACGCGACGGTACTATTTATCCCATTAAGGATACCATTATCTTAACAAACATTATTGATCAGGTATATCGTTTGGGAAATGTTCCGGTAGGCAATTACAGAACGATTCGTTTTAAAGCCGGATTGTTACCTGCTATTAACGCACAAACATCAGGCGGGAGCGTTCCGTTGAATGATAAGAGTATGTGGTTCAGCAATACTGCGCAGCAGAATAATTATATTTTCATGAACTGCTCCGGCAAGATCGATACGTCGGCTGCACTGGTTGGCAAGATGGCGCCGTTCACCTATAAGATCGGTACCGATGCACAGTTAAAACAGGTTGTGATGCCCGATCAGAATTACTCTGTGCAGCCAAATACAACGGGCTATGTGCATATGCTGGTAGATTATTCGCAATTGTTTATTGGTGTTGACCTGACGGATGCGGCTAACTTAAGCATTACTACTTCCGAGCAGAATTCATGGCCGGACAATGGACAGGCCTGGCCGATAGCGGTTACGGTAGCCGATAATATTGTGCATGCATTTAAATATGAAAATGAATAAACATGTTTCTGCATAAAAACATAGTTATTTATTTCTCCGCATGTATGATGATTGTATTCATGCTTCAGATAAGTATGAATACACTGATTTATTTTCGGTTTAAAATAAATCAGGACTATGTAGCAAAAGAAATATGTGTGAACCGTTTTGATACGAAGAGTACATGTAAAGGCAAGTGCTATCTAAAAAGTCAATTGAAAAAATCAGAAGACAAAACAGCTTCTTTTCAAACATATGTAAAATATAAAATCGATCTGTATTTTGTCCGGCATGTATGTTTAAATATATCTGCTGCCGGATTATTTCAAAAAAAATATGCGGGTTATGTATTCTTGCATGTAAAAGAAATTGCCATAGACTTTTTTCACCCGCCGGCATAACGTGTATGAATAATTAGTTTATTACACGTTTTAACATGCTAACTTTTAATTTACAAACAATGAAAAAATATATTAATACAAAGATCAGTACAATGCTTTATTGTGTTCTTTTTGTACTAGGCACACCGGTTGCAAGTCACGCACATTTTGGTTCAAAAGGACCATTTGGCGGAAGCATTACGTGTACGGTGGTAGCAGGGGATACGGTTTATATGGGTACTGAAGAAGGTGGTGTATTCGAAAGTACAAGTGCATTATTGGTGGGATGGCGCGCAAGGCCGGTTGGGTTAAAGAGCGGAAAAATAACAGCTATTGCACACACGGGTGTAAACCTGTTTGCAGCAACAGCAGACAGCGGCATTTTCGTTTTAAATGGCTATGTAGGTTCCGACCGTTATTGGAACAAAGTAAATACCGGGTTAACAAATTTACATGTTACCAGCCTGATCGCGATCAGCAAAACGACACTGCTGGCAGGAACCACTAATGGATTATTTCTGACAACCAACAGCGGTGCAAGCTGGCAGGCCGTTAACGGAGATCTGCATCATCTGGATATTACAAGGATTGTAAAAGCAGGTGCTAGAATTTTTGTAACAGCTCAGGATGGCGGTGTGTATGCAACAGATAATACGGGTGCTTCATGGATTGAATTTAATGATGTACATACAGAACACATTGCCGGTACTACAGCATTATCGTACAATGCAGCAACGGATGCTTTAATGGTTCTGAATGAAAACGGATTATTTATTGCGCAAACAGTAAGCACAACCAATACACCTGTTTATACAGCTGCTGCCGGATTTCCTTCAAATGAAACAGTTGCGTATATTTCAAACAATGGTGCAAACTGGTATATAGCTACCAATAAAGGAGTATATACGTCTTCCGCTTCGGTTATTAACTGGACAAGCATATCAACAGGTTTAGCAGGTCTTCCGGTGAAAACAGTTGAACCTTTTAAAAATGGTCTTGTCAGCGGTACAAGGCTGTATGGTATTTATAAAACAAATTTACCTGTTGTTTCCTGGTCTGGGATGAATATAAATTTTAATAATTTGAAAACAACCGCCATGGTTACAAGCGGCACAGGCTTTATTGTAGCAGCAACAGAACTGGGCGTACGTGTAAGCAGAGATATTGCAGCCAGTTATGTTTCCGCAAATCTTGGTCTGGAAGACAGTACACATGTTAATGATCTGGTTATTGCGAAACACTTTTTGGTAGCGGCAACAACATACTCAGGTGTATTTATTACTGCAGATTCCGGTAAGCACTGGACAGCGATCAATACCGGCCTGGAGAATCCAAACATTAAAAAAGTGTTTTATTCAAATGATATATTATATATTATTGATGCTGCCGGTAATGTTTTCAGAGCGTCTGTAGGTCTGCCTCAATGGACTCCCATACAGAGCGGATTGCCTTCGGATGTTAAGCCAACGTCAATGGCATTTTACGGAAATAATATTCTGTTAAGCACACAAGGTAGTGGTGTGTTTATAAAAACAGAAACAGGTACGTCATGGACAGCATACAATACCGGTTTATCAAACCTGAATGTAACTTCTGTTACAGCTTTAGGTACTAAAATATATGCAGGTACAGATGGTTCAGGTGTATTCGTTTCAGATTCCGCAAAGGCTCAGATCAGCTGGTCGGCAACGGCACCTACCATCATTTCCCATACAACTTTATTAAATCTGAATGGTATGCAGATTCAGGCATTGGCAAGCTATGCAGGTCATATATGGGCCAGCTGCAAAGGCGGCTTGCTGGTAAGTCCCGATAACGGAGCTACGTGGAATGAAGGCGGAAACCAGTTTAACTTACCAAGCTTTACAGATGTTACAAAAATTAATTTTGTTAAAACACGTGTGTTTGTTTCAACGGAAAATAATGGTTTATACTCAAATGCCCTGTCTGAGATAACAACCATTACCTCGTTATTCAGCAGTACTCCGGTAAATTATACAGCATTATTGATAGCTCCGAATCCTGCATCCGGAGCATTTAAGCTGGATACAAAAAATGTAAGCGGAAGCGTGAAAGAAATCATCATCTATGATTACAATGGCCATGTGAAAGACCGGTTTGTTCAGGAACAGGACGTGTATTCTATACACTATACACCCGGCATGTATCTGGTGCAGGTAACAACTTCTGAAGGTACGCTGTATACACAAAAGATGGTTGTTAAATAATCAACGTATTATTTCTTTTCGTATTTCAGATCTGTATTCATATACAGACCAGGAATTACTATGTCCTTAAATATCTAAAACAGGTCTAGAAAGGCATTCCAGACAGCGCTCTACAGGTGACTGGCGGACAGCTGCATATTCTATTATTATTTATACAAAGCATACCTGGATAATTATATCGATACTCTGGGTGTGCTGTTTAAAAATCTACTTCAAATGAAAACACTGATAAGATTCATATTATTCGTTGCCCTTACGGGCTTTATGGTTTCCTGTAAGAAAGATAAAAAAGAAGAACCGGTTCCTGAAACTCCGGTGCAGGCGTTAACACTAAGGCTTACGCCAATGGCCGGCGCAGATACACTGAAGTTTAATACTTCCTTTACAACTGAAAATAATGTGCGGTATACACTGGCGTCATTCAGGTATTACATGTCTGATATCCGTCTTGTTAAAAAAGATGGAACGGAACACGCCCTTGCAGGAAAAGTATTGTTGATAAATGCCAATACATCGGATTATGCGCTGGGCAATGTTCCTGCCGGTGATTATGCAGGAATCCGTTTTGCTGTAGGCCTGGATGCTGTGACCAATCACGCAGATCCTACCGTGTATCCAGCAGCACATCCATTAGCGATTCAAAGTCCGGGGATACACTGGAGCTGGAATTCCGGCTACATCTTTTTATCCATGGAAGGAACGTGTGATACAACTGCTGTTAACAATGATGTGCTGACCTTTGGACAATACAGCCATGGCATGTTCTTCCACATAGGTATGGACCCGTTGTTACGCAATGTATCCCTTACCAACAAAGCTTTTACTATATCTGCAGATGCGCCTAAGGTATTGTCTGTGCATTCAGATATCAACAAGCTCTTTACAGGCAT
It encodes the following:
- a CDS encoding MbnP family protein, which produces MKTLIRFILFVALTGFMVSCKKDKKEEPVPETPVQALTLRLTPMAGADTLKFNTSFTTENNVRYTLASFRYYMSDIRLVKKDGTEHALAGKVLLINANTSDYALGNVPAGDYAGIRFAVGLDAVTNHADPTVYPAAHPLAIQSPGIHWSWNSGYIFLSMEGTCDTTAVNNDVLTFGQYSHGMFFHIGMDPLLRNVSLTNKAFTISADAPKVLSVHSDINKLFTGIALKTENASHTMGSMPLATRMADNIPAMFTLTE
- a CDS encoding T9SS type A sorting domain-containing protein, with the protein product MKKYINTKISTMLYCVLFVLGTPVASHAHFGSKGPFGGSITCTVVAGDTVYMGTEEGGVFESTSALLVGWRARPVGLKSGKITAIAHTGVNLFAATADSGIFVLNGYVGSDRYWNKVNTGLTNLHVTSLIAISKTTLLAGTTNGLFLTTNSGASWQAVNGDLHHLDITRIVKAGARIFVTAQDGGVYATDNTGASWIEFNDVHTEHIAGTTALSYNAATDALMVLNENGLFIAQTVSTTNTPVYTAAAGFPSNETVAYISNNGANWYIATNKGVYTSSASVINWTSISTGLAGLPVKTVEPFKNGLVSGTRLYGIYKTNLPVVSWSGMNINFNNLKTTAMVTSGTGFIVAATELGVRVSRDIAASYVSANLGLEDSTHVNDLVIAKHFLVAATTYSGVFITADSGKHWTAINTGLENPNIKKVFYSNDILYIIDAAGNVFRASVGLPQWTPIQSGLPSDVKPTSMAFYGNNILLSTQGSGVFIKTETGTSWTAYNTGLSNLNVTSVTALGTKIYAGTDGSGVFVSDSAKAQISWSATAPTIISHTTLLNLNGMQIQALASYAGHIWASCKGGLLVSPDNGATWNEGGNQFNLPSFTDVTKINFVKTRVFVSTENNGLYSNALSEITTITSLFSSTPVNYTALLIAPNPASGAFKLDTKNVSGSVKEIIIYDYNGHVKDRFVQEQDVYSIHYTPGMYLVQVTTSEGTLYTQKMVVK
- a CDS encoding leucine-rich repeat domain-containing protein, whose protein sequence is MKTSFFILCFFCVMFLTQAQLVTIPDANFKAALIAEGVDKNNDGKIQISEASAVTRLNIYGKSITDMTGIEAFINVTDLTCSDNPFTSLDISKNTALVNLYCSGTQLTTLDVSKNTVLNSLDCSSSLFQSIDVSANTDLEFLNCSFNSLTALNVTKNTKLMALNCQFNQLTALDLSKNPLLLGLSCYSNQLPSLDVSLNTALTNLNCYGNLFTSFDISKNLALINFNCSSNQITSLDISKNQALSELDCGANLLTAIDISKNPSIQFFKCCCNNLSVIDVSANSNITLLFCYSNPITTLDVSNITNLEYLNCSSCPNLSTVCINTTDQLKSTSSWWWSKSPETAWSTTCALATDVKERNTDSSKTLVRVVTVLGKEISAEQATNGVYIYQYSDGSTMKIMK
- a CDS encoding transporter, with amino-acid sequence MNMITKCCLLLLFAGVNTIRVSAQSDSSITTPACLSCLCSKDATPAGVMISHVHPKGEWMLSYRYMGMRGKGIEQNGRPVTNDQVYDQDYLMSSDNMHMDMHMLMAMYGLTKNLTLMGMVEYNRSTMNMQAPEGSAHVHNGVPMSSGMAHDMKASGLGDVSVTALYALVNSFNHHLLVSGGITIPTGSIQTKGGAASMYPEQRYPYMMQQGSGTWDVLPGLTYTFQHNKIMASSQLCAAIRTGYNTVGYKLGNKYSFNNWVGYRWLDWFSTSLRAEANTTGSISGSDPTLYAYNEPSANPYNYGGQTITGYAGVNFYFLGKNKIGIEGGLPLYQKANGIQTAASSTIHLNYTLVF
- a CDS encoding MbnP family protein is translated as MKYALIITLALLAAACKKSAADDPSSPANTVVTAPVNLHLHTYIGENEVDGYDIIYRTTEGREMSLSMAQVFLSDIELVKRDGTIYPIKDTIILTNIIDQVYRLGNVPVGNYRTIRFKAGLLPAINAQTSGGSVPLNDKSMWFSNTAQQNNYIFMNCSGKIDTSAALVGKMAPFTYKIGTDAQLKQVVMPDQNYSVQPNTTGYVHMLVDYSQLFIGVDLTDAANLSITTSEQNSWPDNGQAWPIAVTVADNIVHAFKYENE